The Alkalispirochaeta americana genome segment ACGCATTTGTGGATGAAGGTCAATGGTATAAAGGGAATACTCATTCGCATACCAGTGTCTCAGATGGAACCCTTAATCCTCAAAAACTTTTTGGTCTATACAAGGAACTGGGGTATGATTTCCTGTCAATAACTGATCATCGGGTATTCGGGCAGTACAATGAGTACTGTTCCGGTGATTTTGTTTCTCTGCCGGGAATTGAGCTTGATGTATTGGCTGATGAAGAGGACATAGTCTGCCATCATATTGTAGGGATCGGGACATCAGAGGATGTTTCTTTCAAGCATAGAGAGCGAATTGATTACCCCGAGCATACGCGCGTACAGGATATTGTTGATCTTCTGATTCAGAAGAATGCTTTTATTATATACGCTCATCCAGCATGGTCACGGGCAACCTGTGAGTCTATAAAAAAGGTAAAGGGCATCCATGCCATTGAAGTATATAATCATAACTGTGAAGTTGAAGCAGGTACTGGGTATGGTGAGTGGCATTATGACCAGCTGCTTGAGAGTAATAGAATGGTATATCCGATAGGAACTGATGACAGTCATCAGAAACAAATGGATTTTGGTGGTGGATGGATCATGGTGAAATCAGTTGAACTTTCACGGGCATCAATTATTTCTGCCATGCAGCGCGGGAGCTTTTATGCCAGTCAAGGGCCTTCAATACATGAGTTTTATGTTTCTGATGATATTGCCTGCATAGAATGTTCGCCGGTCAGGACAATATGCTTTCAGGCAAATGGGATGCCTGGAGATGCTGTAAGCGCGAA includes the following:
- a CDS encoding PHP domain-containing protein — encoded protein: MKRTNAFVDEGQWYKGNTHSHTSVSDGTLNPQKLFGLYKELGYDFLSITDHRVFGQYNEYCSGDFVSLPGIELDVLADEEDIVCHHIVGIGTSEDVSFKHRERIDYPEHTRVQDIVDLLIQKNAFIIYAHPAWSRATCESIKKVKGIHAIEVYNHNCEVEAGTGYGEWHYDQLLESNRMVYPIGTDDSHQKQMDFGGGWIMVKSVELSRASIISAMQRGSFYASQGPSIHEFYVSDDIACIECSPVRTICFQANGMPGDAVSANDGDWKDLKESDGVTQHQYKLSGGERYIRAIITDLNGNKAWTPALILD